GAAAATTTCATGAGTGTGAAGAAATTCGGAGGGGAATCGGCCTTTTCGCGGAGAAGTACAACGTCAGATACCGAGTTTCCTATTTCTATTCGGGTTTTGGAGTTGTCTCATGAAGAGGTCTGCACGAGGGTTTACCCTGATCGAACTACTGGTCGTGATCGCCATTATAGCAATCTTAATCGCATTATTGCTGCCGGCGGTGCAGCAAGCACGGGAGGCGGCCCGCCGCACCCAGTGCAAAAACAACCTGAAGCAGCTTGGTTTGGCGCTTCACAATTATCACGACGTTTACAATCAGTTTGCTCCCGGTGCAGTCCATTCTCAGGTGCCCCGATCCAACGGCGGCACAAGTTTCGGCCCCAGCTTCTATTGTGCTCTGTTGCCATATGTTGAGCAGGGCCCTCTATATCAATCGCTTGACCTGAGTTCAGGCCGTTCTCCCGGTTACATCGGTGAAGCGGGGGGCACGGCCATTTCTTCCGGTGCCAGAAATAAGCCCCTTGTGTTGTCTGCCGGCCCCATGACCTTTATGCGGTGTCCGTCGTCAGCAGGACCGGTTAACGAAAACAACGCGGGTGTCAGAGCTCCGTTTGCTCATTATGCAGGTATTGGTGGCGCCGTGGATATGACGTCGTTTAACGAAACTCGCATCTACAATGACGGCACCCTTGGCCTGATTTCCGGCGGAGGCATGATGGTGGCCAACAAAGGGATGAAGATGCGAGACTGTACTGATGGAACCAGCAATACGATGCATCTGGGGGAAATGTCTGGACGGCTCAAACGGCTGGACGGCACCTTTTCATGGGTCTCCCCATCCGGAACCACGCACGGCTGGATTATGGGAACACGGGCAGCGGGGACTCCGCCGAATCTTGATCCGGGCGGAACCGCTCAGGGTGATCAACGTTGTTTCAACATGGTAACCATCCGCTACAGCCCGAATCAGGAATTGTTTGCCAATCAGTTGTTTCCCGGAATGGGCAGCAATCAAGGAGCGAACAATCCACTGAATTCAATGCATACAGGAGGCGTTCAGATTCTTCTGGCGGATGGTTCCGTCCGATTCATCTCCGAAAACATGAATCTCGAAACACTGAAGCAGCTGTCCACACGAGACGACGGCCAGGTTGTTGGCGAATTCTAAGCACGCCTTCACCTTCGTTGATCAAATCCATGTTTGCCAACCGCTGCGACAGCGTCCATTCGGTCTTCTGACTGCCGTGGACGCTGCCGGCTTTTTTTGGTCAGCACGCAGCACATTGCGCATGTTGATGAAAATGTGTCGTCGCCAATCACACTGAACTCTGATATTGGAATAGTCCTGATGAAAATTTGCTTAAGAACGATTGCTGCACTGTTTGGTATTCTCTCGTTTGCTGCTGGTTGTGGAGGCACTGATTTTGGTGACATCGGAGCCATAACAGGGAACGTGACCTTCCAGGGTGAGAAGATTGCTCCGGAAACCAAGGTGATCTTTATGCAAATGGATAAGGGGTATGCTGGATTTGGATTCACAGACGATGAAGGAAACTATTCAATTGAATGGCACCGTGAGGGTACCAAATTTGACGGCATGCCAGTGGGAACCTACAAGGTTCTTGTGAAGCCTCCAGGTATGATTGACATCGAAGAGCTTAGCGCAGACGAAATGCTGGACGGTGCCGATTCGAAGATTGCCGAAACCAAGCCAGCGTTTGATCCCAAATACACCGAAACTGCCACCAGTGGCATCGAGTTCACAATCAAGGCTGGTGAGAACACATGTGATATTGCTCTGGACTAGTTTTGAAGCCTGATCCGCCACTGACCGCCTATCGCACATAAGTGGAAGGCGTCGGCTGGTATCTGCTGCGTAAGTCCTGAGTTTGACATTATTGAGGTTTATTTCATGATTTTTTCCATGCGGCGATTCGGTCGCGCATGCTTCCATGGATCGCTGCTGTTGTTCGCGTTGAGTCTGGTCCCAGCTGAAATTGCAGCACAGCAGCTAAGCTATAACCGCGACGTACGCCCCATCCTTGCCGAGAACTGTTTCTCGTGTCATGGCTTTGATCATGCAACACGTGAAGCAGGCTTACGTCTTGATACTCGTGAAGGAGCTGTGGCAGCGCTGGAATCCGGGAACATCGGAGTTGTTCCCGGCAAGCCAGACGACAGCGAACTGGTCAGGCGAATCCTGAGTGACGACGACGATTTGCTCATGCCGCCTCCCCACTCAGGAAAGCATCTTTCGCCAGAACAGAAGAACATCCTGATCGAATGGATTGCTCAGGAGGCAAACTACCAGCCTCACTGGGCATTCATTCCTCCTCAGAAAGTGGAACCGCCTGCTGCAGACTCAGACGTAACATCGATCAAGAATCCCATTGATGCGTTCATTCAGGAACGTCTACAGCGTGAGGGGCTGTCACCGTCGCCATTGGCTGACCCGATGACTTTGATTCGTCGCCTGAGTCTGGACTTAACCGGATTGCCTCCGACCGTACCGGAGGTTGATGACTTCGCTGCGGCTTTTGATGCCAACCCGGACCTCGCTTACAGTCAGCTGACCGAACGCCTGCTACAGTCTGCCGCGTATGGTGAACGCTGGGGGCGATGGTGGCTCGACCAGGCTCGCTACGCCGACAGCAATGGGTACTCGATTGATGCTCCAAGGAGCATCTGGAAATATCGAGACTGGGTTGTTGACTCGCTGAACCAGGATCTTCCATTCGACCGCTTTACCGTTGAGCAGCTGGCGGGCGATCTGCTGCCGAATGCTGCTGTCCCGCAACTGGTGGCAACGGGATTTCATCGCAATACGCAGATCAATCAGGAAGGCGGTATTGATCCCGAGCAATATCGGATCGACAGTGTCTTTGATCGTGTCGCAACCACCGGCACCGTCTGGCTGGGATTGTCCATCGGATGCGCTCAGTGCCATGATCACAAGTTCGATCCGATTACGCAGCGGGAGTACTATCAGTTCTTCGCGTTCCTGAACAATCAGGATGAACCGAGCTTAACCGTTTACGATCCTGAAATTGATGTCGCTGCTTTGAGGAAGGAGCGAAAACAGCTGCAGTCCGCACTTCGCACAAGAGTGGATGGGGCCTCCGACCAATTAGATGCCTGGGAATCGCAGTTGGGGCCAGATGAAAGGAAAGCGCTGTCGAAAGATATTCAGAAAGCCTTGAGTACTAAAAAGGCAAAACGAAACACAAAGCAACTGCTGCAGTTGTTCGGTCTAGGTCCGGGGCAGGCTGATCAGGAATTTCTGAGCCAGCAACAGCGGCTGGCCGAAATTGAGCGGGCCCTTGCGTCAGGCGTTTCGACTTTAGTAATGAAGGAACGAACAGAACCTCGCAAAACAACCGTCTTTATCAAAGGTGATTTCACTCGCCCTGCTGAAGAAGTGACCAGCGGCACCCCTGCCGTCCTGCCGGCACTATCAACCGACAGCGACCGAGCAACTCGCCTGGATCTTGCGAACTGGATCGTTTCGGCAGAGAACCCACTGACTGCTCGAGTGATTGTGAACCGTGTCTGGCAGCAGTACTTCGGGCGCGGTCTGGTGGAAACCGAAAACGACTTCGGACTACAGGGAACAACGCCGTCACACCCAGAACTGCTTGACTGGCTGGCCGTGAATTTTGTCGAGCAGGGGTGGAGCCTGAAGGCTTTGCATCGCACGATTGTGACATCGCACACCTACCAGCAGTCATCGCGAACACGAAGCGATCTGCAGGCGAAGGACCCCGACAATATTTTGCTGGCTCGCCAGCGTCGTTTGCGGCTGGATGCTGAAATCGTGCGCGATGTGGCCCTGTCTGTCAGCGGCCTGCTGTCTCGAAAAATGGGCGGCCCGCCCGTGTACCCGCCAATTCCCGAAGGAGTAATGGGGCAGGGGCAGGTCAAGCGTTCATGGACGGTAAGTGTCGGCGAAGACCGTTATCGCCGAGGTCTCTACACGTTTGTTTACCGAGCGACGCCGCCACCATCACTCAGTGTGTTCGATGCCCCGGATGGGCTGAGTACGTGCACTCGACGCAACCGCAGCAATACACCTTTGCAGGCCTTGACACTGATGAACGACGCGAACTTTTTTGAGTTCGCAAAATCGCTTGCTGATGTCATCCAGCGTGACGGCATCGAGACTGCTTTTCGACGCTGCACGTCCCGATTTCCTCGGCAGGAAGAACGGAAAGTTCTTGAGGGCCTTTCTCCACTCAACGCTGCTCGAACGCTTCTGAATCTGGATGAAACCTACACTCGTGAGTAGCGGAAGTTTGCTATGAATAACGCCTATCAATTGCAGGAACGAACACGTCGTCACTTTTTTCGTGATTGCGGCATCGGTGTCGGAGCCATGGCGCTTGGAGATCTGCTGCACGGTCAGCCGCAATCGTTTGCTCAACCTTCCGCCACTGGACCTTTGGATCCAAAGGTGGCTCACTTTCCAGCTAAAGCAAAGCGAGTCATCTTTCTGTTTATGGCAGGCGGGCCGTCGCAGCTGGACATGTTCGACCACAAGCCGATGCTGACGGAGTTAAACGGGCAACCGATGCCCCAAAGCTATCTGGAGGGCAAACGCTTTGCCTTCATGAACAGCAGCCACCGAACGAACCTGCTGGGGACAAAGCGTAAGTTTCAACAGTATGGCGACTCCGGCGCATGGTGCAGCGACTTATTGCCACACACCGCCGGTATCGTGGACAAGCTGACATTTCTTCACACCTGCAAGACTGATCTCTTCAACCACGCCCCGGCGAAGATTTTCATGAACACAGGCACAGGGCAGTTTGGACGCCCCAGTCTTGGCGCTTGGTTGACCTATGGCCTGGGCAGTGAGTGCGACAACCTGCCTGGCTTCGTCGTGCTGCAAAGCGGACCTCGTGGTCCCCGCGGAGGAGCCGTGCTGTGGGGAAGCGGAATGCTACCCACCACATATCAGGGGGTTCCGTTGCGCAATCAGGGCGAACCAATATTAAACCTGACAACTCCTGCGGGCGTCGAAGACAGCCAGCAGCTTGAGGTCCTGGATGCCGTCAGAAAATTGAATTCGCAACGGCTGGCTGATACCGGCGACGAAGAAATTGCAACTCGCATCAACGCCTACGAAATGGCCTACCGGATGCAATCAAGCGCTCCGGAGCTGATGGATACCAACGGCGAAACTCCTGATACGCTGGCGATGTACGGAATCAAGGATCCGAATGAACCGAGCTTCGCCAGAAACTGTTTGCTGGCACGGCGGCTTGTCGAACGAGGCGTTCGGTTCATTCAGTTGTATCACACCAACTGGGATCATCACGGAGGTGCCACAGAAAACCTTGAAACGCATCTGCCAATGATTTGCCGCGACATCGACCAGCCATGTGCAGGCCTGATTCGCGATCTTGAACAGCGAGGTTTGCTGAAGGACACGATCGTAGTCTGGGGCGGTGAATTCGGGCGGACGCCGATGGGTGAGGTTCGTGAATCCACAGGCCGGAATCATCACATTGATGCATTCACTATGTGGTTCGCCGGCGGTGGCTTTAAGCCAGGCACGTCTTTTGGCGAAACCGATGAATTTGGTTTCGGCCCCGTCGGCGAATCGACCCACGTTCGCGACATCCATGCAACGCTGCTGCATCAACTGGGAATCGACCACGAACGCCTGAGTTTCCGAACACAAGGTCTGGACCTGCGCCTGACGGGCGTGCTTCCCGCGCGGGTGATTCATGAAATCGTGGGCTGAGTGCCCGTGAAATTCTTCAGGCAAAGACATTTTTTGCTGCCGACACGACCGGCCAACCAAAACTTAGTTGCAGGGCCGATTCGATCTGCAGACCGCGATCGCGCAGCATCTTTACATCGCAGGCAATCAGCTCAGGAAAACGGTGCAGCGCCTGCGGAGTGACGTTTTGACCTAACCCAACTTCCCCAACTGGAGTCACGAAGGCAGTGTTTTGTGGGGTGAGCGGCCAGAAGTTTCCACTACATTTGCTTTTGGATTATTTTTGAGGGCAGTTTGAGGCTCAGCTTTTCCAGAAGAATCTGCTGATGGTCGGAGGGCTTTGACACGCAGCGGGTGCGGATCTCCGGGCCGGTGCGAGTGGGCAGGACGACGTCCATCGAACGGATCTCCGACAGCTCCGCAAGCACACGGCGCGGTTCGTCGCCCAGCCCTGCTTTGCTGCACAGCTGGCCGAGCGTCTTCCACAACACATACGCCAGAAAACACACGAAGATGTGTGCCAGAACACGGTCCTCCTTCTGATGCCAGATCGGGCGGATCGAAAGATCGCTTTTGTGGATTCGGAACGCGGCTTCCGCTTCGGTCAGTTGGATGTACGCCTTCCAAAGTTCTTCGTCGGACCAGTCGCTGACATTCGTTCGCAGCAGATAGCATCCGGAACTCAGAGTCGCCCAGTCACGCGTAGCTTCGATCTTTGACCATTCGATGCGTGCGGCCCCGTCATCTGTCTTCGTGACTTTCACGTCGAAGAGCTTTGCCGCTCGAGTGTTCTTTCCGAGCAGCCGGCCGATCTCACGTTCGACCTTCATCGGGTCGCGTTTCTGTTTATCGCACCGCGCCGTCATGCGGATGAGCGACTCTTCGATCTTCTTTTCGAAGCGCTGTGTGATCGCTTCTTCCTTCTTTGATCGATCGCGACTGCGACACAGGATGAATGTCTCCGGCGATGTGTTGCAGTCTTCCGATTCATCCGGATCGTCGCTGCCGGGCCACGGCACGACCTTGACTTCCAGGCCATCGCGAATGCTGGTCCAGTCTTCCTTCAGCAGCTCGTGTTCAAACTTCTTCAGCATCGATTTGGGAGTGCCGACGATGTAGCGTCGACCGCCTTCGCGCAGGAATTCGATGTTGTCTTCCGACACCATGCCGCGATCCATGACCCAGATGCGATCGCTTTTCCCGTAGCGTGCTTCCATCGTTTCGACGATGTGTTCCACGGTAGTAACGTCGGCCGTATTGCCGGCAAACACCTTGTATCCCAGCGGCATTCCGCATCGAGACACCACCAGCCCGATGCAGACCTGCTTGCAGTCGCTGCGGTTATCGCGCGAATAGCCACGCTGAGCCAGCGGATTGCGTTCGGCCTGACCTTCGAAGTAAGTGCTGGTGACGTCATACATCAGCAGGTCGTATTCGAGATCGAACAGATGGCCAAGGCGATTCTTCAGATGCGTTTCCAATGCGTCCTTGTGCGGCAGCAGCTGATCGAGTGTGCGGTACAGCCGATTATCGTTCACACGTTCTTCGCTCACGCCGAGCAGATCCCGCAGTGCCGTTTTCGGATACCATTGTTCGGCGGTGAAGAGTTCGCTGGCAGGTTCGAGCAGCCGCGCAATGATCAGAATCAGCGAACTCACATCCCAGCCGACCAGTTCACGACCTTCAGGGATCGCGTTGCTCAGGAACGTATCCAGTTGCAGCGTGCGAATCAGGTGCAGAGCCATCCACGGCCCGCCGAACTGTCGCAGGTTTTCCACACGAACTCCGGCGGCGTTGACTTCGACCCATCGCGGAGTCACGGCAGACGCATCATCATCGAACTCGAATCGCATCTGTCGACTGAGCGGTTGTGACTGATCAGCGGTGACACCGGGTGCAACCTCATCGCTACCGGCCAAAACTTCCGCCGCCTGATGGACGCCCAGTCGACCGGCTTCGTCAAGCTTCCCCAGCCACGCGACCACCCGCTGCCGCGGCCCACTGGCCGAGCGATACGATTCGACCAGCGCCCAGTAGGCGTGGCGACGACCGTTTTTGATTCGATGGCATTGGCGAATGAACATGATCGCAAATGCTACCGATCGATCTCTGACCGGCCAGATCAGAGGTCGTCACTACATCGTGTTTCAGATTTCAAACGCTGGACTTTCGGAAAATCGATAACAAAAACACGCCGAATAAATTCTCTGCAACCACATTTTGTGCGGCTGCTGGGGAAGTTGGGCTAAGCGATAGCTTCCGCATTCTTACACCGTAAGTCGGACGGCAGTCTATGCGGGGAGACATGCAACTGTGGCCGTCCCGCCAAGCGAGCCAAACCGCGGGCGCAGGGAGTCAGCAACCGGCGGAGTAAGTTGCTCAGCCATGCGATCTCTTGCTCCGACACGGGATGATCTTCCGTGACTCTCCGTCAGGAGCGACATGGTCCAAACAGCTCAGGACCTGAGACTATTCGCTTCGAAAAACGCATCGCTATCCAGCCAGGCAGGGGTAGTAGCGACGTGTCACACGCGTGCTTGCTGAACGTCGCCAAGATCGGCGAGGGCCTGATCGCGGTTCTGGATCGCAGTTTCGATGGCAGAGATTGAGACGTCGTCGAGGTTGCGATCGCCAGCCACAGCCGTCTGCACAATCTGCTCCGGGCGACGTGCTCCCACAATCGCGGACGTCAGTTCCGGGCGACGCAAAACCCACGCGATGGAGAGTTCCGGCATCGTCCACCCTAAACCATCAGCGATGGCGGAAAGCGATTCCACGAACTGCAGATTGATTTCTAGTTGAGGCGACTGAAAACGAGGATCACGACTGCGGTGATCTTTATCAGAAAGCTGGGCGACTCGTTCTTTCGTGAACGTTCCTGTCAGCAATCCTTTTCCCATCGGGCTGTAGCAGATTACGCCAATCTTCTGTTCGCCGCAGTACGGAAGAATGTCCGCTTCGACATCTCGTGCGATCATACTGTACGGTGGCTGCAGCGACGCAACCGGATGAATGGCCTGAAGTGTCTTCAGTTGATCAACGCTGTGATTGGACACGCCGATGTGCCGCACCTTGCCCTGCTGCTTTAAGTCGACCAGCGTTTGCCAGCCTTCTTCGATTTCTTCGTTAGGTTCCGGCCAATGCATCTGGTACAGATCGATGCAGTCAATGTCCAACCGCTGCAGGCTGGCTTCGCATTCTGCAATCACGCTGGCCCGCTTCAGGCACTTACCAATCGTTCCGTCGCCTTCGTCAGTCCGGCCGCACTTGGTGGCGATGATCGGTCGTCGGTCGGCGGGGATCAGCTTCAGTGCTTTGCCGACGAGTTCTTCGCTGCGGCCAAGTCCATAAACAGCGGCTGTGTCGATCCAGTTCACCCCGACGCCGACCGCTTTGACAATCGTGTCCAACGCTTCCTGTTCGTCCTGATCACCCCACCCAAACTGCCAATCACCCCCGCCAATCGCCCATGTGCCAAGGCCAATAACGCTGAGATTAAGATCACTATTGCCGAGTTTTCGAAACTGCATGACGGGTGATTGACCAAATTTGAAGGTGATCGAAGACTGTCACGCTCGTCGCGCAACAGCACAAGGCTTGAATACGCCTCGTTACGACGTGACACCAGCCGCTCTGGTGCCAGCCACGGCTGATTAAGACCGTGGCCAGCTCAAAGCGGCTGGAAAATTGTAAGCCACATGTTGCGGCTGAAATGTGACCGAAGGTCTATACCGTCGGTTCCCAACCTGGTTCGTATTCTCGCTTCCATAGTTTCATGGCTTCATCGTTGTTAAGGATGTGGCCGTTGGCGGGGTCGCAGTCCAGTGAATCGCCGGTTCGGTGAGCGATGTTTCCGAGATGACACAGCAGCGTGCTCTTGTGGCCTTCTTCAATCTCGGCGTTCAGCATCGTCGGATCGTCCGCTCGGATCGCATCCACGAAGTTCTGGATATGGAAGGAGTCCGAACGGGTGCCGGGGACGTTTTTGATTTCCTTCGCCCTTTGATCGTAGACCTTGTAGCCCCAGTCTGTGATTTCCAGACTGCCTTCTTCGCCATGGAACGTGCAGCCGAAGCTGCTACCGTCCATGCCGTGGCGATTGCAGCTGAGAGCTTCCCAGATGCATTGTTTTTCGCCTTCGAACTGGAACGAAACAACGTGCGTGTCGGCTGTTTCCTGGTCGTCGTCAAAACGGTAGCGACCGCCGGACGAAACAACTCGAGTGGGATAGTCGGCCTGCAGGCCCCAGCGAGCCAGGTCGAGCGAATGAACGCCGTTGTTGCCCAGTTCTCCGTTGCCATAGTGCCAGAACCAGTGCCAGTTGTAAGGCAGTTTGTTAGACGTGTACGGCTGACGCGGAGCGGGCCCCTGCCACAATTCGTAGTCCATGTTTGGTGGAACTTCAGCCGGCGTTCCGTGTCCGATGGGACCTCGCAGGTTGGCGTACCAACTTCGGCTGTAATACACGCGACCGATGCCGCCATCGTGAAGCAGTTTGATGGCTTCCTGAATCTCTTTGCCACTGCGTCGCTGGCTGCCCATTTGAACGCACTTTTTGTTCTTGCGAGCCGCCTTGATGGCCATTTCGCCTTCCCACGGATTGTGGCTGCATGGCTTTTCGACGTAGCAGTGCTTGCCTGCGTTACAGGCCATGATGGCTGCTGGCGCGTGCCAGTGATTTGGGGCCGCACACACAAGAGCGTCGACGTCTGGGTCATCCAGAATGTCTTTGAAGTTGCCGGTCGTTGCAAAGTCGTAATCGACCAACTTGTCCATCCGCTTGGCAGCAGCGGCCAGTCGGTTCGTGTCGGTTTCGCAAAGGTACTTCACTTCGACGTTCGGCGTTTCCGCAAATGTGGTCGCCAGCGACATACCTCGACTTAGCCCCATGACGCCCACGACGACTTTGTCCTGCGCACTGCGAGGGCCTGCCGCTCGCGATGGTGCTGCAGCACCGATGGCCGTTAACGCGGCTCCGGAAGCCGCCACAAAACTTCGGCGAGAGACAGACGAAGGTTGATCGTTCTGATTTTCGGACATGTAGATATTCCTTAGGGCAGGAGAGTTGCAGGAGGGAAATAATTCGGGCAGAAGGATGATGAAGGTGCACTACAGCTGAGTCAGGATTTCTTCATCCGTGGGAAACCGGTGAGTTTTTTGCTTGCTGAAAATCAGGCGGCCGTCGACTTCGACGTCAAACACACCACCTTTGCTCTTCACAAGTTCAGCATCGACGCCATTCTTGTTCTTGATCGCAGCCGCCAGACTGGTGGCTTGGGGCGTGTAATTTCACATCACGCAGTAGGTGATCCTGATCTTCATTGTAAACTCCGTGGTGCAGGTTTCGTCGGCCAACCATATTATGCGCTCGCGAAACGGAAGGCAACCGGCGGGCGATGGTCAGCCTGGGCAATTTGCACGATGAATCGTCTGCAGCAGTTTTCCTTATGCCGGTCCACTGAAATCGGCGATGACTGCCGACATTTATCAGCCAATTCTGCAAATTGTGACGAGGCAATTTCGCGCACGAAAAAGTCCCACGCGCCGAGGTCGGAGCGTGGGACTACTAAGGGGCGTCTGTCAGCCGAATTACTCCGCCTTTTTCTCTTTCACTTCATAACCCTTTTTGAATGCATCTTCGCTGAAGACCAGTTCAAGCTGTTCGTCGCCTTCGGCACCCGCAACCTTGGCTTTGCATTTGCCGCAGCAGAAGCCGACTTTGACGCCAGCGACCTTCACATTTTGTTCCGCGTTAACGGATCCACCAGACAGCGGGCACTTCACCTGCTTTGCCTGCTTGGTCTGGATCAGTTGATGATTCGCTTTCGTCGCAAACTTCTTGCTGTCCTTTTCCATGGCGGCTTTGCACTTGCCGCAGCAAACGTAGACGTTGGCCTTCTTGTAGCTGACGGTTTTTGCGTCAGCAATTTTGATTTCTTTGCCGGCGACCGGACACTTCACTGTGGTGACTTTTTCTGCTGCTTCTTCGGCGTTGCCAACAGAAACGATGGCAACCATCGCGGCCAGTAGTACAGAAGCTGCTGTTGTGAAAGACTTCATAAATGTTTCCTTTAACGATTCGATTGTGTGGTGTGTGATTTGGAAATCTGAAAGTTCAGATCTGCGCGAGGGTATTCGCAGGCCGAAGCCTCGGCCTGGTGTTTGCGCATGCGTGAGTGTTGCAGTGTTGCCGGAGTTTAAATCCGCCAGACACTGGTCACGGTGCGCGTCGGCGGCGGCCGCCGGACCGTTCCAGGCGAATGCGATCGCTGTGGTTGCTCACACAAGTCCAGTGAGTACACGTGTGCCGCAGCTGCGTTTTTGCATTGCGCCGAATCGAGCGACACGGTCTGAGCCGTCACAATGGCATTCTGCCGATGTAGGGTCCGGCAGTGGCACGGTGTGCTCGTTGGTTGATCGGGTTCGGATTCCGATCTGACAGCTGCGACATCAGCGCAGCACGACGGCTTTGATGAAGATGTTCCGCAGCAGCTGGGACCTGGCTCTTTCTGGCGAATGTTCTTTCCACTCGCCTGGCTGCAACACGAGGTCGGTCCTTTGCAGCAACAGTTCCCCAATGCCGCATTGGGGATCAACATCCCCAGCGTCATACAGAAAACCAGTATGTTGCGGCTCCAGTTCACGTGTGGCACACTTTCGGCAGCGTTAGACGATGCGTTCGAGAACCACGAATTGTACGGACATTTCACTGGTTTGGGAAGATGAGTCCCCAAAACTAAGCAAACACGTTCTGCAGCGGAGTGCCTTCATGAGCAATGTGGAAGGGACGACCGTTGGGCGCCAGAATCTCTTTTTTGATCGGCAGACCGCAGCCGTAGGCGATTGTGGCGTTCAGATCCTGAGGGTAGCAGTGGCCTTCTTCGACCGCCTTTCCGATTTCGTCGGTGCTTCCCACCACGTGGCCGCCTTTCACGCCGGCTCCCGCCAGCATCGCACTAAAGCAGCCGGGGTGATGGTCGCGACCGGCGTTGGCGTTGATTCTTGGCGTGCGTCCAAATTCGGTGCTCAACACGATCATCGTTTTACTTAACAGGCCTCGCTGTTTCAGGTCGTCGATCAGTGTGGCGATGGCAATATCCAGTTGGCCCGCTCGACTGCTGAAACTGTCGTAGATGTTGTTGTGGTTGTCCCAGCCGCCGTGTTCGATTTCGACGAAGCGAACGCCTTTTTCCACCAGGCGGCGAGCCAGCAAGCAGCCCTGGCCAATCTTGTTCTTGCCATAGCTCTCTTTGACGCTGTCTTCTTCTTTGCTGATATCAAACGCCACCAAATCGGGACTCTTCAGCAACCGCACGGCCTCGGTGTAGTAGTCAGTGTACGCTTCTACTTCGGTTGTTTGATACTTACGACGGAAGCTGGATTCGAACTGACCGATCAGGCGGCGGCGCTTTTCGAAGTTCTTTTCGTTCAGGTACTTTGGTGGCTTCGTGTTTTGCAGCCCCGTGGCCGCATCGCCCACCGGTGCCGGGGCCAGTTCGGCCGACAGGTAGCCCTGTCCCGGATGACGACTGCCTCCGCCGATGATCACGCTGCCGGGCAGATTTCTGTTTTTGCGGCCTTCGAAATGAGTCAGCCAGGAACCGAGAAACGGATGGCGAATGGAACCGATCAGCTTGTAACTGGTTCTCATCAAATACCGGCCCTGCTCGTGAGCCCCGGTTTCGGTGGCCATGGATCGGATCACGGTCAGTTGGTTCATCTTTTCGGCCAGGCGCGGCAAGTGTTCGCCAATTTGTATGCCGGAGACTGAAGTCTGAATGGCCTTGGTTTCACCGCCTTCTTCTTTATCGGGCTTTGGGTCGAACGTGTCGATGTGACTCATCGCGCCGTTCATCATGAGATAGATGACGTGTTCAGCCTTCTTAGCCGGCGCGAGTGACGAATTGGCGGCTTGAGCGGCAGAACTAAACAGCGATTCTGCGACCGGCAATATGCTCAGCCCAAAGGCTGTTTTGGCCAGCGACTCCACAAAGTTGCGGCGGTCAATTTCGTCCAGGCGTGAGATGGGCTGCGGCATATTTTTTGGACCTCAGATTTCTGGTGTTGCAACTTCAAGTTGAGCGGTCATCGCGCGACGGCCTTTGGTCGATCGCTTTCCGTCTTATTGAATGAACAGGAATTCCTTCGTGTTGATCAATGCCCAAATCACGTTGC
This DNA window, taken from Fuerstiella marisgermanici, encodes the following:
- a CDS encoding DUF1559 domain-containing protein, yielding MKRSARGFTLIELLVVIAIIAILIALLLPAVQQAREAARRTQCKNNLKQLGLALHNYHDVYNQFAPGAVHSQVPRSNGGTSFGPSFYCALLPYVEQGPLYQSLDLSSGRSPGYIGEAGGTAISSGARNKPLVLSAGPMTFMRCPSSAGPVNENNAGVRAPFAHYAGIGGAVDMTSFNETRIYNDGTLGLISGGGMMVANKGMKMRDCTDGTSNTMHLGEMSGRLKRLDGTFSWVSPSGTTHGWIMGTRAAGTPPNLDPGGTAQGDQRCFNMVTIRYSPNQELFANQLFPGMGSNQGANNPLNSMHTGGVQILLADGSVRFISENMNLETLKQLSTRDDGQVVGEF
- a CDS encoding carboxypeptidase-like regulatory domain-containing protein; protein product: MKICLRTIAALFGILSFAAGCGGTDFGDIGAITGNVTFQGEKIAPETKVIFMQMDKGYAGFGFTDDEGNYSIEWHREGTKFDGMPVGTYKVLVKPPGMIDIEELSADEMLDGADSKIAETKPAFDPKYTETATSGIEFTIKAGENTCDIALD
- a CDS encoding PSD1 and planctomycete cytochrome C domain-containing protein — its product is MIFSMRRFGRACFHGSLLLFALSLVPAEIAAQQLSYNRDVRPILAENCFSCHGFDHATREAGLRLDTREGAVAALESGNIGVVPGKPDDSELVRRILSDDDDLLMPPPHSGKHLSPEQKNILIEWIAQEANYQPHWAFIPPQKVEPPAADSDVTSIKNPIDAFIQERLQREGLSPSPLADPMTLIRRLSLDLTGLPPTVPEVDDFAAAFDANPDLAYSQLTERLLQSAAYGERWGRWWLDQARYADSNGYSIDAPRSIWKYRDWVVDSLNQDLPFDRFTVEQLAGDLLPNAAVPQLVATGFHRNTQINQEGGIDPEQYRIDSVFDRVATTGTVWLGLSIGCAQCHDHKFDPITQREYYQFFAFLNNQDEPSLTVYDPEIDVAALRKERKQLQSALRTRVDGASDQLDAWESQLGPDERKALSKDIQKALSTKKAKRNTKQLLQLFGLGPGQADQEFLSQQQRLAEIERALASGVSTLVMKERTEPRKTTVFIKGDFTRPAEEVTSGTPAVLPALSTDSDRATRLDLANWIVSAENPLTARVIVNRVWQQYFGRGLVETENDFGLQGTTPSHPELLDWLAVNFVEQGWSLKALHRTIVTSHTYQQSSRTRSDLQAKDPDNILLARQRRLRLDAEIVRDVALSVSGLLSRKMGGPPVYPPIPEGVMGQGQVKRSWTVSVGEDRYRRGLYTFVYRATPPPSLSVFDAPDGLSTCTRRNRSNTPLQALTLMNDANFFEFAKSLADVIQRDGIETAFRRCTSRFPRQEERKVLEGLSPLNAARTLLNLDETYTRE
- a CDS encoding DUF1501 domain-containing protein is translated as MNNAYQLQERTRRHFFRDCGIGVGAMALGDLLHGQPQSFAQPSATGPLDPKVAHFPAKAKRVIFLFMAGGPSQLDMFDHKPMLTELNGQPMPQSYLEGKRFAFMNSSHRTNLLGTKRKFQQYGDSGAWCSDLLPHTAGIVDKLTFLHTCKTDLFNHAPAKIFMNTGTGQFGRPSLGAWLTYGLGSECDNLPGFVVLQSGPRGPRGGAVLWGSGMLPTTYQGVPLRNQGEPILNLTTPAGVEDSQQLEVLDAVRKLNSQRLADTGDEEIATRINAYEMAYRMQSSAPELMDTNGETPDTLAMYGIKDPNEPSFARNCLLARRLVERGVRFIQLYHTNWDHHGGATENLETHLPMICRDIDQPCAGLIRDLEQRGLLKDTIVVWGGEFGRTPMGEVRESTGRNHHIDAFTMWFAGGGFKPGTSFGETDEFGFGPVGESTHVRDIHATLLHQLGIDHERLSFRTQGLDLRLTGVLPARVIHEIVG